The Trichocoleus sp. FACHB-46 genome segment GTTACTCAATTTGCCTAAGATATCTCTGATTCGTAAGCCATTATCTGTCTTTATTGCTGAATCAGAGCGAGCTATTTTTCGTCTCAGGTTACAAAGATTGCAGCAAGAGCCTACCCAGCAAGAGTGGGAGATGCGGCTACAACCTCGCCGAGGACAGCCCTTAGATGTAGCAACGACAGTTGCAGTCGTGCGAGACAACTGGGCAAGGCCAATCATGCTACGTTGGCTGCTGCGCGATATTACTGCTCGCAAGCAGGGAGAGAGACAAGTCAAAAAGCTGAATGCAGAACTGATGCAGCGATCGCTCTTTGAAGCCAGTCTGAAGCGAATTCGGGACAAAGTGCGAGAAAGCTTAGATGAAAGCCAGATTTTGCAAACTGCGGTGCAGGAATTAGCCATTGGGCTGCACTTGCGTGCTTGTGATACTGCTATGTATGACCTGCAAACAGGCACTTCTACCGTTTGCTATCAATATAGTGCTCCTGGTGTCTTGACGCCTTCTGTAGTAGGGCAAGTAATCCAGATGGCAGCCTTTCCGGATGGTTACAGTCAGCTTCAGCAAGCTCAAACTTTTCAGTTTTGTGAAATAACGACTGACCCCGCTCGAAGTCAAGTAGCGATTCTAGCTTGTCCCATTGCTGACCATGAGGGTGTCATTGGTGATCTGTGGTGCTTTAGCGACGGAGAGCGAGCCTTCCAGGAAGCTGAGGTGAACCTGGTGCAGCAGATTGCTGACCAATGCGCTATTGCGATTCGGCAAGCTCGGCTCTACCAAACAGCCCAAGCCCAGGTTGAGGAACTAGCAAAACTCAATTTGCTCAAGGATGATTTCTTAAGTACGGTTTCTCACGAACTCCGCACTCCTTTAGCAAACATCAAAATGGCGTCTCAACTGCTCCAAATTGCTAGCACTCCTGAACAACGGGAGAAATATCTTAAGGTCTTGCAAGGAGAATGCGATCGCGAAGCGGCTCTAATTAATGACCTTCTAGACTTACAACGTCTAGAGAGTAACCTCCAGAGCAACTTTGTGCCGGAAGCAATCAATCTCTCTACCTGGCTGCCTAACCTCATCACGTCCCTGCAACTGAAAGCTAAAGCCCACCGACAAACCCTTCAGTTAGATCTCCCCATCTCATTGCCAGTTTTTATCATTGACCAAGGTAGCTTAGAGCGGTTGCTAGTAGAACTGCTGCATAACGCCTATAAGTACACAGCAGCAGATGGAGAGATTATTCTGCAAGTTCGAGCGACTAGTGCTGTGACTACCTTCACGGTACGGAATCAAGCAGAAATTCCCGCTGAGCAATTACCTCGTATCTTCGACAAGTTCTACCGGATTCCTCATGCTGATCGCTGGAAGCAAGGAGGGACAGGTTTAGGCTTATCCCTGGTAAAGCGTTTAGTAGAGCAACTCCAAGGCACAGTCGAAGTAGAGAGTAGGGGTGGTTGGACAACCTTTACAGTGCAACTGCCCAATCACCCAAGCAGGAATGAATGATTAATTGCTGCTGGCGCTTCTCTCAGAGAGTTTCTTCTCGGTAAGTTCTGCTAAATTGGGTGTGGCGATGAAGCCAAAGTAAGTTGCGATCGCAGCGGTAGAGGCATGCAGCCAAATCTCATTACCAAAGATAGGGATAAAGCCCAAAGTGGATTGAGTAGCGGGAATCAGACCCAGAATGGTGAGCAATCCATAGAATAGGGCCAGCGCGCCACTGTAGAGACGGGAGCTGCCTAAGGAGATAGAAGCTAGAATTCCTAGAAATCCTACAGTCAGATGAACGATATTGTGCAAGAAGTTAATCGGGAATAAACCTAATAGATCGCCATATCCGCCACTAAAGCCAAGATTCGCCGCATCGGCTGACACTGTAGGTTCTTTCACCAAGGCTGGGATAAATCCCATAATGCCAATTAGCAGAAAAAGGATACCTATCACCAAGGCGAAATACTGTCCTGGTTTCCGAGATTTCATTGTTGAGATTCCTATTGTCTAAAACTGTGGTCTAACGTGGTCTAAAAAGACGCAAAATCGGCAAAGCCTTAACGGTTAAGCATAATCATCAAACACTTATGAATCTTCTTCTTAGGGCTTGTTTGGATGTATCAAGACGCTGTGTTTAGCAATACGCTCCAAATATTTTGATGCTGCGATTTTCAAGCGAATCGCCCCCACCCTGAAGCTCAGTAATTACTTTGACGGCTGCAATGCTTGTACTAAAACCGCGATCGCCTTCTGTTTTTGTGGGTCTGCGCCTTGAGCATAAGCTAACTGGAATGGCACTTCTATATCTGGCTTCACGCCTCTCCCTTCAAGCCGTTCTCCGTTGACAAACACATCTACCACAGCTAGATATAGTAGGCTACCATCCTGCATCAGAAATGGGCGACCTCCCACCACAGCTCCTGGAGTTTGGCTACCAATCACGGCTCCAATGTTGTATTTCTGAAAGCCATAAGCCAAAATCTCTTTACCACTTCTAGAGCGTTGGTTGACCAACATAACGACTGGCTTGCTCCAACGGTAATTGAGGTCAGTTTTGGTGCCATCGCGTTCAACTTGAGTCAGGGTTGGAGTCTTGGCAGTAAAGAAGTTGAGATATTCCGGGATAGCACCACCCCAACCCTCTCGCAAGTCTAAAATTAATCCGTCTGCTGTTCTCAAATCGCCATAGATTAGCGATCGCTTTAATTCCTCTTGGTAGCGATCGCCCGCATAAGACCAAATATGCACATAGCCAATTCGCTGATTCTCTTGCTCAATCATCTCCGTGCTCGCCTGCATCGCTTCTAAAAAAAGCTTGGTGGGATCTAGAGATTTGGGAGTAACGGTAATTGTTTGAGTGCTAGCCGCATCCGAGGTGCGCTGAATGGAGACTTTGACTCCTTGCCCTACCTTGCCGACAAAAGATTGGATTGGTTGGTAAGGACGGCCCTCGACACTGAGTAAGCGATCGCCCACCTTCAAGCCTGCCTTCTCCGCAGGGCTGCCATTGAGGATAGCGCTGATAAAAGTTTGACCGTTCAGCTCTTGGGTGAAAATGCCAATGCCAGGATATTCCACCTTGCCATCTGGGAAGAACTTTCTCAGTTGTCTCCACAAACTATCAGATTGAAAGATGCCTAAAAGTTGGTAGTAAGCAGGTTCGGAGCGAGTGTAAAACTGCGTATGAGAAGTCTGCAACTCAGACAACATCTGATTGATCACGACAGCGGCTGCTTCCATCGAGCTGGCTTGCGCTACTAAGGGCCTGTAGCGATCGCGAATTGCCTGCCAGTCCACGCCATTAAACCTGCGATCGTAAAAGTTTTGATTGACTGTCTGCCAAGCTTGTTCAAACACTGCACTTTTAGGGTCTGCTAGTCTGGAAACTGCTGGTAAGACGAGTAGGGCAACTAAAAGTAAACCTGTAACACTTGTAATCGCTAAAGCAAGCCAGCGGTGTAAATTCTTAAGCGATTTTTGGTGCAGGCTAGACATTGGAAAAACTTCCGCAAATCAATTGTTCTTTAATTGAGACTGGTCTTATCACTAGCCTAATTAAGCTCTGCTTTTCTACATTAGTTTTTAATAGCAAAAGCTCGCAGAGATGAGTGATGTGAATGCTTAGCTTTGGCAATGCTGAAGTGGTTTGGCATTACTGCCCACTAGGTTCTGGCTCTGACAAAAGCTGATAATTCTGGCTTCTAATGAAGCACTTTTGTTGGTAGCTAAATATTCTCGGCTAGGGCAAAAACTGATTTGACTGGCTCAGGTTTGCTACCTTAAGAAGAAATTTAGGGACTAGA includes the following:
- a CDS encoding ATP-binding protein; translated protein: MNLEEFIKKIKTLRQSSSHFTEDKNSEYLDPLLIYEQLLTALEELQVAEAELVQQNEELQITRDLIDQERQRYQELFEFAPDSYIVTDVSGQIQEVNEAAIALLNLPKISLIRKPLSVFIAESERAIFRLRLQRLQQEPTQQEWEMRLQPRRGQPLDVATTVAVVRDNWARPIMLRWLLRDITARKQGERQVKKLNAELMQRSLFEASLKRIRDKVRESLDESQILQTAVQELAIGLHLRACDTAMYDLQTGTSTVCYQYSAPGVLTPSVVGQVIQMAAFPDGYSQLQQAQTFQFCEITTDPARSQVAILACPIADHEGVIGDLWCFSDGERAFQEAEVNLVQQIADQCAIAIRQARLYQTAQAQVEELAKLNLLKDDFLSTVSHELRTPLANIKMASQLLQIASTPEQREKYLKVLQGECDREAALINDLLDLQRLESNLQSNFVPEAINLSTWLPNLITSLQLKAKAHRQTLQLDLPISLPVFIIDQGSLERLLVELLHNAYKYTAADGEIILQVRATSAVTTFTVRNQAEIPAEQLPRIFDKFYRIPHADRWKQGGTGLGLSLVKRLVEQLQGTVEVESRGGWTTFTVQLPNHPSRNE
- a CDS encoding DUF4383 domain-containing protein produces the protein MKSRKPGQYFALVIGILFLLIGIMGFIPALVKEPTVSADAANLGFSGGYGDLLGLFPINFLHNIVHLTVGFLGILASISLGSSRLYSGALALFYGLLTILGLIPATQSTLGFIPIFGNEIWLHASTAAIATYFGFIATPNLAELTEKKLSERSASSN
- a CDS encoding S41 family peptidase; its protein translation is MSSLHQKSLKNLHRWLALAITSVTGLLLVALLVLPAVSRLADPKSAVFEQAWQTVNQNFYDRRFNGVDWQAIRDRYRPLVAQASSMEAAAVVINQMLSELQTSHTQFYTRSEPAYYQLLGIFQSDSLWRQLRKFFPDGKVEYPGIGIFTQELNGQTFISAILNGSPAEKAGLKVGDRLLSVEGRPYQPIQSFVGKVGQGVKVSIQRTSDAASTQTITVTPKSLDPTKLFLEAMQASTEMIEQENQRIGYVHIWSYAGDRYQEELKRSLIYGDLRTADGLILDLREGWGGAIPEYLNFFTAKTPTLTQVERDGTKTDLNYRWSKPVVMLVNQRSRSGKEILAYGFQKYNIGAVIGSQTPGAVVGGRPFLMQDGSLLYLAVVDVFVNGERLEGRGVKPDIEVPFQLAYAQGADPQKQKAIAVLVQALQPSK